The Seleniivibrio woodruffii genome segment GGTCACAGCTTGTCAAAAATTATATTGACTCCAAAAAGCAGGTGGTCAACGGCGAGCTGGACAGAATGTTCAATATGGTGGACTACTACACCGGCAGGAACGAAGAGGTGCTCTCCGATGTGGTCAAAAACAGGGTGGACAAGATAGTCGAGCTCACCCGTTTCATAAGCGAAACCCTCAACAGACAGGGCAAGCCGCAGCTCCTTAAATACGAACTCGCCGAATATATAACCAAATACAGCTCAAACGAAACACCGGGTAACATCTATGTGATAGACAGCACAGGAAACGTTATCTACCATCCCCTTTTCCCCAGAGGCACAAACCTGTTCAATCTGAAATCCCCTTACGGCTCATACCCCATCCGTTCCGAACTTGAAGCCGTTTCCGAGAAGGGCAAATTCGTCGACACAACAATGCAGTTTGAAAAGGACAGCTCCAGATTCATACAGCAGACCACATACATCCGCAAAATCCCCGGCACAGACTGGTACGCCGGAGCGGCTTACAGCAGCTCAGAGCTGAAAGAGGTCGTTAAAAAACAAATGATGAAGCGGGTGGAGACAGTTCGCTTCGATAACTACGGTCACTATTTCATAATCAACTCCGACGGGACAGGCATTGCGCTTCCCGGCAACTCCAAACAGGAAGGAAAACTGCTGACCGACATAGGCGATTCGGCAGGAGTCAAATTCTACAAAGAACTCATGTCAGGCTCCATAAAAGAGAACAATTTCTACCTGTTCCACAGTCAGAACTATACCGACTGGAACAAGGTTTCACAGGTTATATCAAGCTGCCGCATGATGGAACAGTGGGGCTGGCTGATGTGCGCTTCAGTGTCCATCGACGACCTGACGCCCATAATCAACGAAAGGAACGCCGCACTTAATGAGAAACTGAGCAGAAACACACGCTATTCCCTTATTCTGTTCATAATATCTGCCACTCTGGCCGCCGGCATATCATGGTATTTCTCAAGACACGTTCAGCTGATATTCTCCAAATATAAAAAAGATATGGAAAACAGAAACAAAGACCTCGAAGAGCTGAACATAGAGCTTACCAATCAGCTCTACACAGATCACCTCACCGGACTGCCCAACCGGAACAAACTGGTTAGCGACCTTAACAATGTCAAAAATCCCATACTGATCCTGCTGAACATAGACTCATTCAAAAAGATAAACGAGACCTACGGGTTTATCATAGGCGACTTCGTGCTCATAGACGTTGGCGAGCGCATAGCATCCTTCAGCACCGACGTACATATGGAATGCTATAAGTTCCACGGCAACGAATATGTGATTCTGGCGGATTCGGACATGGACAGGGAAGAACTGGACAGACTGCTTGAAAAGCTCAGCAGTCACCTTGATTTCACTGTTAAATACGACGAACTGGAAATTGAAATAGACATAACCCTCACAGCGGGTGTGTCTGCGGAAAAAGGAAACGTTTTTGAAAAGGCCGGAATGGCAATGCGTCTGGCAGAGAAAAAGAAACAGCCGTTCATAATCTACGATTCCGCAATAGACATGGTGGATGAATACGAAAAGGATATCCGCTGGACGAAGATAGTCAAGCGCGCACTGAACGAGAACAACCTCGTTCCCTTCTATCAGCCCATCGCAAACTCCAGAACCGGCAAGGTGGAAAAGTTCGAATGTCTGGTGCGTATCATAGACAACGGAGAGGTGATAACCCCCTTCCAGTTCCTTGATATCATTAAGAAAACAAAGCTGTATCAGCATATTACCAAACGGGTTATCACAAAATCGTTTGAGACCTTCGCAGACAACAACTTCATCTTCACCATAAACCTCTCTATTGAGGACATCATGGACGAGACCACAGCCAGATTCATTCTGGACACCCTCCACGCAAGCGGCATAGCTGAGCGGGTGGTGTTTGAACTTCTGGAATCCGAAGGCATTGAAAGCTTTGCGGTTGTTAACGACTTCATAAAAGAGCTTAAAAAGACGGGAGCCATGGTGGCCATTGACGACTTCGGTTCAGGCTATTCAAACTTCGTCTACCTGTCCGAACTGAACGTTGATATCATCAAAATTGACGGCTCACTCATAAAGAACATTGACCACGACAGACAATCCCAGATCATCGTGGAAACAATAATCAAATTCGCAAACCAGCTGAACATCAGAACCGTGGCTGAGTTTGTCCACTCCGAAAGCGTCCGCAGAAAGGTCATCGACATGGGCATTGACTACATTCAGGGCTACCACGTCGGCAAACCCACAGCCAGCATCAAAGATTATCTGAACTGATAATAAGAACTCAGAGTGACGGCGTTTGTACAGCCTGCGTCATTCTGAACGCAGTGAAGAATCTCTCTGCAATGAGACTCTTCGCAAGCTCAGAGTGACGAAAAGCATTGTAAGCGACCGGAACTTGGTCGTTAGATGCAAGCAGTACAAGGAAGGGATTTAAAAAGGCTTTGAGCGTACACAGATGTACGTGATAAGGCTTTTTAAATCACTGACACCGTAATGCGCCGCATATAACGGCCAAAACTATTGATTGAAGATTTGTGTGTCTTTCGGGACACTGAGACTAAACACACTCTCCGCAATCTCAGGATCCGCCTTAACGTTTGTCAGCAGAATGCTTGTGTTGTTGCCGTTCTGGTCTTTGGTGGTAATACCTGTGACCAGTCCGTTCTTAACTGTAAAGGTTATGGCGTTTATGCCGGAGTTTTTCACCGCAGGGGTAAGTGTCAGCCTGCCTGTTGATTCGTTATATGCTACGTTGAAATCCTTTTTCATGTCTGCGGGGCTGAGCATCAGTCTCATGAAAGCGTTTGCTGTAGGGTCGAGCTTCTGCTTGATGAGCTGTTTTGTCTCGCTGTCGTAGAACTGCATCATCTTTGTATCGAACAGATAGAACTGCCTGTAGGGTTTCTGGTAGTCCCAGAGAGCTTTTGTTCTGCTTTTGATATAGAGTCTGCCTGAATATGTATCTGCTCCGAAACCCTCCAGCTCAGTTTTCTGGGTGAAGTCGGCGGAATAGCTCTTTATTTTGTCAAGCTGTGCCAGCACATCCGCAACGGAATCCGCATAGCACACAGCTGAAATCATCATTACCATAATAAAGATCAACTTTTTCATAATAAGCTCCTTTAACTATATAGAATATATAACCAAACTTTAGTTCTGTAAAGACAATAAGACTTTTTATCCATAGGATATTTTTAGTCATATTATCAATATTATACAAAATTAAAGTATGGCATTATTATATTATTCAATATGCATACCAAAATAATTATAAACCATTGTGTTAAATTGAATTTTGATATCATATGCAAATAAAAAGTGTATACAATATACAAACCAAACGCTTATTCATCCCAAAACTACTGCTAATAGCCGATTTTATACTATTGACAATTTAGATATGCTGTTATAATATCCGAAAATAAGGACACCAACGGGGAGCTAATATGAGAATTAAAAAACTTATGTCTGCCAACAGGGGCGAAATCGCCATCCGCACCTTCAGAGCCTGCACCGAGCTGGGAATCCGCACGGTTGCAGTCTATTCCGATGAGGACAAATACTCTCTGCACAGATACAAGGCGGACGAAGCCTACCTGATAGGCAAAGGTCTTGACCCCGTTGCAGCCTACCTTAACATGGACGAGATAATCCAACTGGCCATCCACAAAAAAATCGACGCAATCCACCCCGGATACGGATTTCTCTCCGAAAACGCAGTCTTTGCCGCAAAATGCAGGGAAGCGGGCATAATTTTTGTCGGCCCCTCACCTGAAACAATTGAGATGTTCGGCGACAAAAAGAACGCCAAAACACTGGCAAAGGAGTGCGGAATCCCCGTTATCGAAGGTTCCGCAGGAATAGTCCCCACCCTGAAAGAAGCCCTTGCAACATCCGAAGCAATCGGCTATCCCGTTCTGCTCAAGGCAGTTGCCGGAGGCGGCGGACGCGGGATAAGAGTGGCTTTCAACCCCAAAGACGTTGAAGACAACTTCGAATCCGCCAGAAGCGAAGCCCTTAAGGCGTTCGGCAACGGCGATGTCATAATAGAAAAATATATCGAACAGCCCAAACACATAGAAGTTCAGCTGATGGCCGACAAACACGGAAACATCGTGCACCTCTTCGAGCGTGACTGCTCAATCCAGAGACGTCACCAGAAGCTCATTGAGATCGCCCCTTCGGTCAACGTCGCCCAGAAGACACTGGACAGAATGTACGAAGCGGCAATAGCCATAGGCAAGCGTTCAAACCTCATAAACGCCGCCACCGTAGAGTTTCTCGTAGACAAGAATCAGGACTTCTACTTCCTTGAGGTCAACCCCAGACTTCAGGTCGAACACACCATAACAGAAAACATCACCGGAATAGATATAGTCCAGTCACAGATATTCGTAAGCTCAGGCGAACCCCTGAGCACAGCAAACACCGACATGGCCTCTCAGGAGACCATCCGCAAAAACGGATATTCCATCCAGTGCCGTGTCACCACTGAAGACCCCGAAAACAACTTTTTCCCCGACACAGGGGAGATCGAAGCATACAGAGTCGCCACTGGGTTCGGCGTGCGGTTGGATGCCGGAAATGGTTTTGCAAACGCCAAAATATCACCTCACTATGACTCCCTCTTGGTGAAGGTGTCCACCCACGCCCACTCATTTCAGCAGTCGGCGATGAAAATGACCCGTGCCCTGAGCGAATTCCGCATCAGAGGCGTAAAGACCAACATCCCCTTCCTTATGAAGGTGCTGACCCACAGCACGTTTATTGACGGCAAGGCATCGACAACCTTTGTCGATTCGTCCAAAGAACTTTTCGAATTCAAAAAACCCATGGACAGGGCATCAAAATCCCTGAAATTCCTTGCAAACAATATAGTTAACAACCCCTCAGGCTCAACACTGAGCAGAAGCATGGTTCTTCCGGCCATCAACCCGCCGCAGGTTCCCTTCGGAACCCCCATGCCCACAGGAACAAAAGATATCCTGAACCGCAAAGGGGTTGAAGGCGTGCTGAAACACCTGCGCACATCAAAAGAAGCTCTGTTCACCGACACAACATTCCGAGATGCCCACCAGTCACTTCTGGCCACCCGCCTGCGCACAAAGGATATGCTTGAGATAGCAGACCTTTACGCACACAACATGAGCGGACTCTTCTCTATGGAGATGTGGGGCGGAGCAACCTATGACGTGTCCTACAGATTCCTGAAAGAATCCCCGTGGGACAGGCTGGCACAGCTTCGTGAGCGTATCCCGAACATTCTGTTCCAGATGCTTCTGCGTGCGTCAAACGCAGTGGGCTACACAAACTACCCCGACAACGTGGTCAAACAGTTCATAAAACTGGCCTGCGAGAACGGAATGGACGTGTTCCG includes the following:
- a CDS encoding EAL domain-containing protein yields the protein MLGKYLNENNIGRISLMNMVLVIVIITVAMILFIAKQTRNEYETERSQLVKNYIDSKKQVVNGELDRMFNMVDYYTGRNEEVLSDVVKNRVDKIVELTRFISETLNRQGKPQLLKYELAEYITKYSSNETPGNIYVIDSTGNVIYHPLFPRGTNLFNLKSPYGSYPIRSELEAVSEKGKFVDTTMQFEKDSSRFIQQTTYIRKIPGTDWYAGAAYSSSELKEVVKKQMMKRVETVRFDNYGHYFIINSDGTGIALPGNSKQEGKLLTDIGDSAGVKFYKELMSGSIKENNFYLFHSQNYTDWNKVSQVISSCRMMEQWGWLMCASVSIDDLTPIINERNAALNEKLSRNTRYSLILFIISATLAAGISWYFSRHVQLIFSKYKKDMENRNKDLEELNIELTNQLYTDHLTGLPNRNKLVSDLNNVKNPILILLNIDSFKKINETYGFIIGDFVLIDVGERIASFSTDVHMECYKFHGNEYVILADSDMDREELDRLLEKLSSHLDFTVKYDELEIEIDITLTAGVSAEKGNVFEKAGMAMRLAEKKKQPFIIYDSAIDMVDEYEKDIRWTKIVKRALNENNLVPFYQPIANSRTGKVEKFECLVRIIDNGEVITPFQFLDIIKKTKLYQHITKRVITKSFETFADNNFIFTINLSIEDIMDETTARFILDTLHASGIAERVVFELLESEGIESFAVVNDFIKELKKTGAMVAIDDFGSGYSNFVYLSELNVDIIKIDGSLIKNIDHDRQSQIIVETIIKFANQLNIRTVAEFVHSESVRRKVIDMGIDYIQGYHVGKPTASIKDYLN
- the lolA gene encoding outer membrane lipoprotein chaperone LolA, translated to MKKLIFIMVMMISAVCYADSVADVLAQLDKIKSYSADFTQKTELEGFGADTYSGRLYIKSRTKALWDYQKPYRQFYLFDTKMMQFYDSETKQLIKQKLDPTANAFMRLMLSPADMKKDFNVAYNESTGRLTLTPAVKNSGINAITFTVKNGLVTGITTKDQNGNNTSILLTNVKADPEIAESVFSLSVPKDTQIFNQ
- a CDS encoding pyruvate carboxylase, with amino-acid sequence MRIKKLMSANRGEIAIRTFRACTELGIRTVAVYSDEDKYSLHRYKADEAYLIGKGLDPVAAYLNMDEIIQLAIHKKIDAIHPGYGFLSENAVFAAKCREAGIIFVGPSPETIEMFGDKKNAKTLAKECGIPVIEGSAGIVPTLKEALATSEAIGYPVLLKAVAGGGGRGIRVAFNPKDVEDNFESARSEALKAFGNGDVIIEKYIEQPKHIEVQLMADKHGNIVHLFERDCSIQRRHQKLIEIAPSVNVAQKTLDRMYEAAIAIGKRSNLINAATVEFLVDKNQDFYFLEVNPRLQVEHTITENITGIDIVQSQIFVSSGEPLSTANTDMASQETIRKNGYSIQCRVTTEDPENNFFPDTGEIEAYRVATGFGVRLDAGNGFANAKISPHYDSLLVKVSTHAHSFQQSAMKMTRALSEFRIRGVKTNIPFLMKVLTHSTFIDGKASTTFVDSSKELFEFKKPMDRASKSLKFLANNIVNNPSGSTLSRSMVLPAINPPQVPFGTPMPTGTKDILNRKGVEGVLKHLRTSKEALFTDTTFRDAHQSLLATRLRTKDMLEIADLYAHNMSGLFSMEMWGGATYDVSYRFLKESPWDRLAQLRERIPNILFQMLLRASNAVGYTNYPDNVVKQFIKLACENGMDVFRIFDCFNWTDQMKPAIEEVKKHGRIAEAAICYTGDITDPKRTKYSLKYYTSLAKELSEAGTDIIGIKDMAGLLKPYAAKALIKAIKEETGMPVHFHTHNTSGNAEAAALMAFEAGADIIDAAVSSMSGLTSQPSMNSIMAALDGQPKSSSLSKDTTQQVSDYFDRVRRYYFPFESGLKASTAEVYIHEIPGGQYSNLIVQVEAMGLIDRWEEVRKMYTAVNAELGDIIKVTPSSKVVGDLALFLVRNNLTVDDIYTKGDTLNFPDSVVSFFKGMLGQPYGGFPKELQRIVLKGEKPLECRPGDLLEPYDFEAMHGELKAKFGREFTAEEQISNALCPAVFKEYVMFANEYGDASIFDTRAFFYPMHQEEEIEVDIEEGKTLIIRYINISEPDEKGRRKVYFELNGQPRSVTVKDEKLSSVIKSNAKGDISDPKDVCATMPGKITKMNVKKGDSVKKGDILLITEAMKMETKIAAAIDAEVGDILLQEGDKIESGDLLIRLT